Proteins co-encoded in one Microbacterium hydrocarbonoxydans genomic window:
- a CDS encoding ABC transporter permease → MTTVAVRRQAQRRRSPLVGYLLRRIGTSLLLLVGVTIVTFALTNLVPGDPVSAALGEGASQNPETREAFIKAQGLDQPLFVQYFIYMGNLLRGDLGTSLVTGRPVTSDVATAVPATIEIAIGAIILSLAVSVVLGTLAAYRRGLVTDQVIRIVTLIGLSVPTFWLALVSFYVFFLELRIAPGSGRISPSITPPPRVTGLYTVDYLLNGDGVGFADALAHLALPVMVLSLVTIGLLTRFIRTSVLEVLGSDYVRAARAKGLPAMRVILDYVLRGASLPILTVVGVAFGALLSGTVLVESVFAWPGLGTYAYNSAANLDLPGIMGVGLVVGFIYLLINFVVDLLYGVLDPRVRIA, encoded by the coding sequence ATGACGACGGTGGCCGTGCGGCGGCAAGCACAGCGTCGCAGGTCGCCGCTCGTCGGATACCTGCTGCGCCGGATCGGCACTTCGCTGCTCCTTCTCGTGGGGGTCACGATCGTGACCTTCGCGCTCACGAACCTCGTGCCGGGCGACCCCGTGTCGGCGGCGCTGGGTGAGGGAGCATCACAGAACCCCGAGACGCGCGAGGCGTTCATCAAGGCCCAGGGCCTCGATCAGCCGCTGTTCGTGCAGTACTTCATCTACATGGGGAACCTCCTTCGCGGAGACCTCGGCACGTCGCTGGTGACCGGGCGACCGGTCACCAGCGACGTGGCCACCGCAGTGCCGGCGACGATCGAGATCGCGATCGGCGCCATCATCCTCAGCCTCGCGGTCAGCGTCGTGCTCGGAACCCTCGCGGCGTATCGTCGCGGACTCGTCACCGACCAGGTGATCCGCATCGTGACGCTGATCGGCCTGAGCGTGCCGACGTTCTGGCTCGCGCTGGTCAGCTTCTACGTGTTCTTCCTCGAGCTGCGCATCGCCCCGGGGTCGGGTCGTATCTCTCCGTCGATCACGCCGCCGCCCCGCGTCACCGGGCTCTACACGGTGGACTATCTGCTCAACGGAGACGGCGTCGGATTCGCCGACGCGCTCGCCCACCTCGCTCTGCCGGTCATGGTGCTGTCGCTCGTGACGATCGGTCTGCTGACCCGCTTCATCCGCACCTCGGTGCTCGAGGTGCTCGGCAGCGACTACGTGCGAGCAGCTCGCGCGAAGGGTCTTCCCGCGATGCGGGTGATCCTCGACTACGTGCTGCGCGGAGCATCGCTTCCGATCCTCACCGTGGTCGGTGTGGCATTCGGAGCACTGCTCTCGGGCACCGTGCTCGTCGAGTCGGTGTTCGCCTGGCCGGGGCTCGGCACCTACGCCTACAACTCGGCCGCGAACCTCGACCTGCCCGGCATCATGGGCGTCGGTCTCGTCGTCGGCTTCATCTACCTCCTCATCAACTTCGTCGTCGACCTTCTGTACGGCGTCCTCGACCCGAGAGTGAGGATCGCATGA
- a CDS encoding ATP-binding cassette domain-containing protein: MSEVAVLDAQGVVVRYPGSPPVVAVDGVSLTVAPGETVALVGESGSGKSSLARAVVGIEKLAGGEVRFRDVPVKPLGIRRRDLALTGIQMVFQDPSTSLNPRRRVGDQIADGIATARARGAEGSTVSEWLDRVGLPAEVATRYPHQFSGGQKQRLAIARALAARPSLLVADEPISALDASTQTSVAGLMRDLVAESGAGMLFISHDLAVVRRIADRTFVMFAGRVLEAGATDRVWSAPQHPYTQALLAAIPEPDGAGRIPAAPSSDERAVWSEVAPVLD; encoded by the coding sequence ATGAGTGAAGTCGCCGTCCTCGACGCGCAGGGAGTCGTCGTGCGGTACCCCGGGAGCCCGCCGGTGGTCGCCGTCGACGGCGTCTCGCTGACCGTCGCCCCCGGAGAGACCGTCGCGCTCGTGGGCGAGTCCGGCAGCGGAAAATCGAGTCTTGCCCGCGCGGTCGTCGGCATCGAGAAGCTCGCCGGCGGAGAGGTGCGCTTCCGCGATGTGCCGGTGAAGCCGCTCGGCATCCGTCGACGCGACCTCGCTCTCACCGGCATCCAGATGGTGTTCCAGGATCCGTCGACCTCGCTGAACCCGCGTCGACGCGTGGGTGATCAGATCGCCGACGGCATCGCGACCGCTCGCGCACGAGGTGCCGAGGGATCGACCGTGTCGGAGTGGCTCGACCGCGTGGGGCTGCCGGCCGAGGTCGCGACACGGTATCCGCATCAGTTCTCGGGCGGGCAGAAGCAGCGCCTCGCGATCGCTCGGGCGCTCGCCGCGCGGCCGTCGCTGCTGGTCGCCGACGAGCCGATCTCGGCGCTCGACGCCTCGACCCAGACCAGCGTGGCGGGTCTCATGCGCGATCTCGTGGCGGAATCAGGTGCGGGGATGCTGTTCATCTCGCACGACCTCGCCGTGGTGCGCCGCATCGCCGACCGCACGTTCGTGATGTTCGCCGGTCGGGTGCTCGAAGCCGGGGCCACCGACCGTGTGTGGTCTGCACCGCAGCATCCGTACACCCAGGCGCTGCTCGCCGCGATCCCCGAGCCCGACGGTGCAGGTCGCATTCCTGCAGCACCGTCGAGCGACGAGCGCGCAGTGTGGTCGGAGGTCGCGCCGGTCCTCGACTGA
- a CDS encoding Lrp/AsnC family transcriptional regulator: MRQSGRSATPLDDIGYRILETLRDNGRISIAALAETVGISRANAYTRVENLMQDGVITGFSAQVDQAKAGLSIGALVFVTVHPQAWASFRDRIVEMPDVEWCAITTGEHDAMLLIRAVDVSGVHEFSTGVIAQLPEVRTVVSVVVLDEVVRRSFLLPSDLPEREPQASLGMTRWTPASPGRDTLPPR; the protein is encoded by the coding sequence GTGAGGCAATCTGGACGAAGTGCCACCCCACTGGACGACATCGGATACAGAATCCTCGAGACGCTTCGCGATAACGGTCGCATCTCGATCGCCGCTCTCGCCGAGACGGTCGGCATCTCGCGGGCCAACGCGTACACGCGCGTCGAGAACCTGATGCAGGACGGCGTCATCACCGGCTTCAGCGCACAGGTCGACCAGGCCAAGGCGGGGCTGTCGATCGGCGCGCTGGTCTTCGTCACGGTGCATCCGCAGGCCTGGGCGTCGTTCCGCGACCGCATCGTCGAGATGCCCGACGTCGAATGGTGCGCGATCACCACGGGCGAGCACGACGCGATGCTGCTGATCCGCGCGGTCGACGTGAGCGGCGTGCACGAGTTCTCCACCGGCGTGATCGCGCAGCTGCCCGAGGTGCGCACGGTCGTCAGCGTGGTGGTGCTCGACGAGGTCGTGCGACGGTCGTTCCTGCTTCCGTCCGACCTGCCTGAGCGCGAGCCGCAGGCGTCCCTCGGCATGACCCGCTGGACGCCGGCCTCCCCAGGACGCGACACGCTGCCGCCACGCTGA
- a CDS encoding ABC transporter substrate-binding protein, with the protein MSSRRSTSVIAIGAVALLALAGCSGGNSANNSAESSGSDSLVIDTAFSIETADPGHTYDPTGNMIAKALYETLVDFEGSDVSTPVPGLASWEQNDEATEFTFTLEGDRVFSDGSPIEAKDVVFTLQRIQGMTDAKPNFLLGGLTVTEVDEKTISITSETPLLQLPAILANPALGIVNSDVVMENGGSIDGSDSAQSFLDGESAGSGPFVLDTLDLSSQVVLTKSDEYNGDEEAEFGRVVVRNVSESATQLANLKGGDSMVAMDLNGDQVSGLGDGLNVDSVPSGQTIFLLLNQSEAVAGELANVKIAEAIRYALDYDALLELAGAGAVQATGVIPPGFEGALETGVEQDLDKAEAALAEAGYTGQTLKLQFPNDYPVGGVEFTPLAERIQAQLEDAGISVELAPAPFATELDAYVNGTEGFGLWFWGPDYADSANFLPFAPGLKVGLRAGWAAEANPEIAGIAAGAAAATDEAQRSDAFTSFAEAMQTEGPFVPLIVPGRNIAAADAVTGAVYNSVWEMDIAEITPAG; encoded by the coding sequence ATGTCGTCACGTCGCAGCACGTCCGTCATCGCGATCGGAGCCGTCGCGCTCCTCGCCCTCGCTGGTTGCTCCGGTGGCAACTCGGCGAACAACAGCGCAGAGTCGTCCGGCTCGGACTCGCTCGTCATCGACACCGCCTTCTCGATCGAGACCGCCGACCCGGGTCACACTTACGACCCGACCGGCAACATGATCGCGAAGGCCCTGTACGAGACCCTGGTCGACTTCGAGGGTTCAGACGTCTCGACACCGGTTCCGGGACTCGCGTCATGGGAGCAGAACGACGAGGCGACCGAGTTCACCTTCACGCTCGAGGGAGACCGGGTCTTCTCCGACGGCTCGCCGATCGAGGCGAAGGACGTGGTCTTCACGCTGCAGCGCATCCAGGGCATGACCGATGCCAAGCCGAACTTCCTCCTCGGAGGGCTCACGGTCACCGAGGTCGACGAGAAGACGATCTCGATCACGTCCGAGACGCCGCTGCTGCAGCTGCCCGCGATCCTCGCGAACCCCGCGCTCGGCATCGTCAACTCCGATGTCGTGATGGAGAACGGTGGATCGATCGACGGATCCGACAGCGCGCAGAGCTTCCTCGACGGCGAGTCGGCAGGTTCGGGCCCGTTCGTGCTCGACACCCTCGACCTCTCGTCGCAGGTCGTGCTCACCAAGAGCGACGAGTACAACGGCGACGAGGAGGCCGAGTTCGGCCGCGTCGTCGTGCGCAACGTGTCGGAGAGCGCCACGCAGCTCGCCAACCTCAAGGGCGGCGACTCGATGGTCGCGATGGACCTCAACGGCGACCAGGTCTCGGGCCTCGGCGATGGACTGAACGTCGACTCGGTGCCGTCCGGTCAGACGATCTTCCTGCTGCTCAACCAGTCCGAGGCCGTCGCGGGTGAGCTCGCGAACGTCAAGATCGCCGAGGCGATCCGCTACGCGCTCGATTACGACGCTCTGCTGGAGCTCGCGGGTGCAGGTGCCGTGCAGGCGACGGGTGTCATTCCTCCCGGATTCGAGGGTGCTCTCGAGACCGGCGTCGAGCAGGACCTCGACAAGGCGGAGGCGGCGCTCGCCGAGGCCGGTTACACGGGTCAGACGCTGAAGCTGCAGTTCCCGAACGACTACCCGGTCGGCGGCGTGGAGTTCACCCCTCTCGCCGAGCGCATCCAGGCGCAGCTCGAGGATGCCGGCATCTCGGTGGAACTCGCCCCGGCGCCCTTCGCCACCGAGCTCGACGCGTACGTCAACGGCACCGAGGGCTTCGGCCTGTGGTTCTGGGGTCCCGACTACGCGGACTCGGCCAACTTCCTCCCCTTCGCTCCCGGCCTGAAGGTCGGTCTGCGCGCGGGATGGGCTGCCGAGGCGAACCCCGAGATCGCGGGCATCGCAGCCGGTGCCGCTGCCGCGACCGACGAGGCCCAGCGCAGCGACGCCTTCACCTCGTTCGCCGAGGCGATGCAGACCGAGGGCCCCTTCGTGCCGCTGATCGTGCCGGGTCGCAACATCGCTGCCGCCGATGCCGTCACCGGCGCCGTGTACAACTCGGTGTGGGAGATGGACATCGCCGAGATCACGCCCGCCGGCTGA
- a CDS encoding ABC transporter substrate-binding protein codes for MRRTRMLGALGAVATIALVAGCASGATDDAASEDATIAIGSLYEPTNLSNTQGGGQGVTEALTGNVYEGLYRLTDDGEVEPLLAEDAQVSDDGLTYTITLRDDVTFHSGDPLTSADVKSSVEAVTAEDSVSARKSSFATIADIATPDDRTVVFTLSQRSISFLYNLSYVWIVNDEAGDITSTEDGTGPYTLDEWKKGSTLTLARWDDYWGDPAENGEVVYTYFTDATAENNALLTGEIDVITSVQSPDSLSQFDNDDYVISEGTSTTKELLAFNDRVAPFDNALVRKAIYSAVDTQKLLESIWGDYGTLIGSMVPPTDPWYEDLTQVNPYDVDLSKDLLAQAGYADGFTFTLDTPSYDPHPAVAEFLQSQLAEVGITVEINTISADEWYTKVFKEQDFEATLQEHVNDRDVVWYGNPDFYWGYDDAEVQQWVSDAEQAATTDEQTALLKKVNEKIADDAASVWLYLYPQIVVASSDLSGYPVNGLNSQFFAYDIVKS; via the coding sequence ATGAGAAGAACACGCATGCTCGGCGCGCTCGGCGCCGTCGCCACGATCGCCCTGGTGGCCGGCTGCGCCTCGGGAGCGACCGATGACGCCGCGAGCGAAGACGCCACGATCGCGATCGGCTCGCTGTACGAGCCGACCAACCTGAGCAACACCCAGGGCGGCGGCCAGGGCGTGACCGAGGCGCTGACCGGCAACGTCTACGAGGGCCTCTACCGCCTGACCGACGACGGCGAGGTCGAGCCGCTTCTCGCCGAAGACGCCCAGGTGTCGGACGACGGGCTGACCTACACGATCACGCTGCGCGACGACGTGACCTTCCATTCGGGCGACCCGCTGACCTCTGCCGACGTGAAGTCGAGCGTCGAGGCCGTCACCGCCGAGGACTCGGTGTCTGCACGCAAGTCGAGCTTCGCGACCATCGCCGACATCGCGACCCCCGACGACCGGACAGTCGTCTTCACCCTGTCGCAGCGATCGATCTCGTTCCTCTACAACCTCAGCTACGTCTGGATCGTGAACGACGAGGCCGGCGACATCACCAGCACCGAAGACGGCACCGGCCCGTACACGCTCGACGAGTGGAAGAAGGGCTCGACCCTCACTCTCGCCCGCTGGGACGACTACTGGGGTGACCCCGCCGAGAACGGCGAGGTCGTCTACACCTACTTCACCGACGCGACGGCCGAGAACAACGCTCTGCTCACGGGTGAGATCGATGTCATCACCAGCGTGCAGAGCCCCGACTCGCTCTCGCAGTTCGACAACGACGACTACGTCATCAGCGAGGGCACCTCGACCACGAAGGAGCTGCTCGCGTTCAACGACCGGGTCGCGCCGTTCGACAACGCACTCGTGCGCAAGGCGATCTACTCGGCCGTCGACACCCAGAAGCTCCTCGAGTCGATCTGGGGCGACTACGGCACCCTGATCGGCTCCATGGTTCCGCCGACCGATCCCTGGTATGAAGACCTCACGCAGGTGAACCCCTACGACGTCGACCTCTCGAAGGATCTGCTCGCGCAGGCCGGCTACGCCGACGGTTTCACGTTCACACTCGACACCCCGAGCTACGACCCGCACCCCGCCGTGGCGGAGTTCCTGCAGTCCCAGCTCGCCGAGGTCGGCATCACGGTCGAGATCAACACGATCAGCGCCGATGAGTGGTACACGAAGGTGTTCAAGGAGCAGGACTTCGAGGCCACCCTGCAGGAGCACGTGAACGACCGCGACGTGGTCTGGTACGGCAACCCCGACTTCTACTGGGGCTATGACGACGCCGAGGTGCAGCAGTGGGTGTCGGATGCCGAGCAGGCCGCCACGACCGACGAGCAGACCGCTCTGCTGAAGAAGGTCAACGAGAAGATCGCCGACGATGCCGCGAGCGTATGGTTGTACCTGTACCCGCAGATCGTGGTCGCCTCGAGCGACCTCAGCGGTTACCCGGTCAACGGCCTGAACTCGCAGTTCTTCGCCTACGACATCGTCAAGTCCTGA
- a CDS encoding ABC transporter permease, with product MLAYLLRRLAFLVLSLVVAMIAIFVLLRLLPGDPANALLSVNATPEQIAAARAQVGSDQPLLQQFTTWAGQLLRFDLGESFLSSRPVGPDIADRLAVTLPLTLIAFTAALLVSLVIGITAAVKSDRWYGIALSGFAQLGVAVPVFWVGVVLVWIFALGLGALPSGGFPRDDWEDPADALRSLALPITTIVIVMSASLSRYVRSATLDVIGSDYLRTARAGGSGMSEALLRHGVRNGSVPVVAILGIELSTTLLGAVVVESVFTLPGLGSLLLSAIEQHDFQVIQGVLVVSTLFVLLVGFAADIVQRLIDPRLRTSVSGNR from the coding sequence ATGCTCGCCTACCTGCTGCGCCGCCTCGCGTTCCTCGTGCTGTCGCTCGTCGTCGCGATGATCGCGATCTTCGTGCTGCTGCGCCTGCTGCCCGGCGACCCGGCCAACGCGCTGCTCTCGGTCAACGCGACCCCCGAGCAGATCGCCGCCGCCCGTGCGCAGGTAGGTTCCGATCAGCCCCTTCTGCAGCAGTTCACCACCTGGGCGGGCCAGCTGCTGCGCTTCGATCTGGGTGAGTCTTTCCTGAGCTCGCGGCCGGTGGGACCCGACATCGCCGACCGCCTCGCCGTGACCCTCCCGCTCACGCTCATCGCCTTCACCGCAGCCCTGCTCGTCTCGCTGGTGATCGGCATCACCGCCGCCGTGAAGTCCGACCGCTGGTACGGCATCGCCCTCTCGGGGTTCGCGCAGTTGGGCGTCGCAGTGCCCGTGTTCTGGGTCGGCGTCGTGCTCGTCTGGATCTTCGCCCTCGGCCTCGGGGCACTGCCGTCGGGCGGTTTCCCTCGCGACGACTGGGAGGATCCGGCCGATGCGCTGCGCTCGCTCGCGCTGCCGATCACCACGATCGTGATCGTCATGAGCGCCTCGCTCAGTCGCTACGTGCGCTCGGCCACGCTCGACGTGATCGGCAGCGACTACCTGCGCACCGCGCGGGCGGGCGGCTCAGGCATGTCCGAGGCGCTGTTGCGTCACGGTGTGCGCAACGGCTCGGTGCCCGTCGTCGCGATCCTCGGCATCGAGCTCTCGACCACGTTGCTCGGCGCGGTCGTCGTCGAGAGCGTCTTCACCCTCCCCGGCCTCGGCAGCCTGCTGCTGTCGGCCATCGAGCAGCACGACTTCCAGGTCATCCAGGGCGTGCTCGTCGTCAGCACGCTCTTCGTGCTGCTCGTCGGGTTCGCCGCCGACATCGTGCAGCGCCTGATCGATCCGCGCCTGCGCACGAGCGTCTCGGGCAACCGATGA
- a CDS encoding ABC transporter permease: MSRVAEQLATSPVPERRRPRATLSIGLVLTGLVVLMAVVSLFWLPYPLADTSGSRLEGPSALHLLGTDRLGRDLLSQLMWGARIALIVGTCSVAIAAILGTIIGLIAAFSRPWVDDTLSAGLDVVIAFPVLLLAMLVVAVQGASLWSAVLAIGLAMSAVVARLTRILSRRVLQEQFVTAARTSGTSALGIVFQHVLPNIAPTLAVSLALQFGAAVLAEASLSYLGLGAPPPNASWGRMLQEAQGTVLTAPVGAIAPGIAIIALVLGVNFLADGLRDLADPTRRRSR; encoded by the coding sequence ATGAGCCGCGTCGCCGAGCAGCTGGCCACGAGCCCCGTCCCCGAGCGGCGCCGACCCCGAGCGACCCTGTCGATCGGTCTCGTCCTCACCGGCCTCGTGGTGCTCATGGCGGTGGTGTCGCTGTTCTGGCTGCCCTATCCACTCGCCGACACGAGTGGCAGCCGCCTCGAGGGGCCGAGCGCCCTGCACCTCCTCGGCACTGATCGTCTCGGCCGCGATCTGCTGTCGCAGCTCATGTGGGGTGCGCGCATCGCCCTGATCGTCGGCACGTGCTCGGTCGCGATCGCCGCGATCCTGGGCACGATCATCGGTCTGATCGCCGCCTTCTCGCGGCCCTGGGTCGACGACACCCTGTCCGCCGGCCTCGACGTCGTGATCGCCTTCCCTGTGCTGCTGCTCGCGATGCTGGTCGTCGCCGTGCAGGGGGCATCGCTGTGGTCGGCGGTGCTCGCGATCGGACTGGCGATGTCGGCGGTCGTCGCGCGCCTCACCCGCATCCTGTCGCGTCGCGTTTTGCAGGAGCAGTTCGTCACCGCAGCCCGCACCAGCGGCACGTCGGCGCTGGGCATCGTGTTCCAGCACGTGCTGCCCAACATCGCGCCGACCCTCGCCGTCAGCCTGGCGCTGCAGTTCGGTGCTGCGGTGCTCGCCGAGGCGAGTCTGTCGTATCTCGGACTCGGCGCACCCCCGCCCAACGCGTCGTGGGGACGGATGCTGCAAGAGGCGCAGGGCACCGTGCTGACCGCTCCCGTCGGCGCGATCGCTCCCGGCATCGCGATCATCGCCCTCGTGCTCGGGGTCAACTTCCTCGCCGACGGTCTGCGTGACCTGGCCGACCCGACCCGCCGGAGGAGCCGATGA
- a CDS encoding ABC transporter permease, producing the protein MSRIDSASGPWRFRVRWPRAWRTPLGVIGTVIAGAWIIVAFTAQWWVPYGPNAQVLPRLQAPGIDTLLGTDGNGRDIFSRLMTGATVSLPLALMLVIAAMIIGTVIGAVAGYFGGWVDETLMRITDLFMAFPTVILAMVVAASLGPSLFNAVIAAIVVSWPQYSRVTRSIVLGLRGQNYVIAGRLLGHSPLRTLFVDILPNIAGPVLVLATLDIGAAILLLSGLSFLGLGAQPPTAEWGSMISAAMQNFDAWWLGVFPGLAILTVVLAFNFLGDAMRDILDPTAEVTHEKQADHVASAKGAAA; encoded by the coding sequence ATGAGCCGCATCGACTCGGCATCCGGCCCGTGGCGGTTCCGCGTCCGCTGGCCGCGCGCCTGGCGCACGCCCCTCGGCGTGATCGGCACGGTGATCGCGGGTGCGTGGATCATCGTCGCCTTCACCGCGCAGTGGTGGGTGCCGTACGGCCCCAACGCCCAGGTCCTCCCGCGCCTGCAGGCACCGGGCATCGACACGCTGCTCGGCACCGACGGCAACGGCCGCGACATCTTCTCCCGCCTGATGACCGGTGCGACCGTGAGCCTGCCGCTCGCGCTCATGCTCGTGATCGCCGCGATGATCATCGGAACGGTGATCGGCGCCGTCGCCGGGTACTTCGGCGGCTGGGTCGATGAGACGCTGATGCGCATCACCGACCTGTTCATGGCGTTCCCGACCGTCATCCTCGCCATGGTGGTGGCGGCATCCCTCGGCCCGTCGCTGTTCAACGCGGTGATCGCGGCGATCGTCGTCTCGTGGCCGCAGTACTCACGAGTGACCCGCAGCATCGTGCTCGGACTCCGCGGGCAGAACTACGTGATCGCGGGTCGCCTGCTCGGTCATTCGCCGCTGCGGACCCTGTTCGTCGACATCCTGCCGAACATCGCGGGCCCCGTGCTGGTGCTCGCGACGCTCGACATCGGTGCGGCGATCCTGCTGCTCTCGGGCCTCTCATTCCTGGGTCTCGGTGCGCAGCCTCCGACCGCCGAGTGGGGGTCGATGATCTCCGCGGCGATGCAGAACTTCGACGCCTGGTGGCTCGGGGTCTTCCCGGGTCTCGCGATCCTCACCGTGGTGCTCGCCTTCAACTTCCTGGGTGACGCGATGCGCGACATCCTCGACCCGACGGCCGAGGTCACTCACGAGAAGCAGGCCGATCACGTGGCCTCTGCGAAGGGAGCGGCAGCATGA
- a CDS encoding DUF1684 domain-containing protein, whose protein sequence is MSEREAHTLWQASRRDSVTGPTGNLALIETRWTREQPDLAAAQHAAAPTVVATPIERTNIETGEAEHGLRLWDAEAPAIRAFERIDTYEYDPAWVLTGHFTPVSGDRRVSFEHIRDNGGTRDLVVPGDIHFELDGREYDLAAFDDGGTLLLVFGDETNGSETYGSGRFLFVELRDDEGEVVLDFNRAFVPPCGFSAQYNCPLPPASNRFPLPIRAGEKNVVFRDGFDIYSA, encoded by the coding sequence ATGTCTGAACGCGAAGCCCACACCCTCTGGCAGGCCTCCCGCCGCGACTCGGTCACGGGCCCGACCGGCAACCTCGCCCTGATCGAGACGCGATGGACCCGCGAGCAGCCCGATCTCGCCGCGGCGCAGCACGCGGCCGCCCCGACCGTCGTGGCGACGCCGATCGAACGCACGAACATCGAGACCGGCGAGGCCGAGCACGGACTGCGTCTGTGGGACGCCGAGGCGCCCGCGATCCGCGCCTTCGAACGCATCGACACGTACGAGTACGACCCCGCATGGGTGCTCACGGGGCACTTCACCCCGGTGTCCGGCGACCGCCGAGTGTCCTTCGAGCACATCCGCGACAACGGCGGCACCCGCGATCTCGTCGTTCCCGGTGACATCCACTTCGAGCTCGACGGCCGCGAGTACGACCTGGCGGCCTTCGACGACGGCGGCACCCTGCTGCTCGTCTTCGGCGACGAGACCAACGGGTCGGAGACCTACGGGTCGGGACGTTTCCTGTTCGTCGAGCTGCGCGACGACGAGGGCGAGGTCGTCCTCGACTTCAACCGCGCCTTCGTGCCGCCGTGCGGTTTCAGCGCCCAGTACAACTGCCCGCTGCCGCCGGCATCCAACCGCTTCCCCCTGCCCATCCGAGCAGGCGAGAAGAACGTCGTGTTCCGCGACGGCTTCGACATCTACTCGGCGTGA
- a CDS encoding ABC transporter ATP-binding protein, with the protein MSAPARTSALSIRDLTIEIGRPLVHGVSLDLEAGRIHGLAGESGSGKTLTSLAVLGLLPRQARTGGSITLAGEELVGMRRRALNRIRGRRIAMIFQDPSASLHPQLPIGRQLTDHMRVHLGLRGEAARARAIELLETVQVPNPDAALKRYPHQFSGGQRQRIAIACALACDPEVLLADEPTTALDVTVQAGILRLLRDLATERDLAVLLVTHDLGVMSAIADEVAVMKNGHIVERADRETLFRDPQHEYTRTLLAALPGSKLANVDADPALLDPVLPESAAHDAEEEARDE; encoded by the coding sequence ATGAGCGCCCCGGCCCGCACGAGTGCACTGAGCATCCGCGATCTCACGATCGAGATCGGACGCCCGCTCGTGCACGGCGTCTCGCTCGACCTCGAGGCCGGTCGCATCCACGGCCTCGCCGGCGAATCCGGATCGGGCAAGACCCTCACCTCGCTCGCCGTGCTCGGGCTCCTGCCGCGGCAGGCGCGCACCGGCGGATCCATCACGCTCGCGGGGGAGGAGCTGGTCGGCATGCGCCGTCGGGCTCTGAATCGCATCCGGGGCCGTCGCATCGCGATGATCTTCCAGGACCCCTCGGCGTCGCTGCATCCGCAGCTGCCCATCGGGCGCCAGCTCACCGACCACATGCGCGTGCACCTCGGCCTGCGGGGCGAGGCCGCGAGGGCACGGGCGATCGAACTGCTCGAGACGGTGCAGGTGCCGAATCCGGATGCTGCGCTGAAGCGGTATCCGCACCAGTTCTCCGGCGGACAGCGTCAGCGCATCGCGATCGCGTGTGCTCTGGCGTGCGACCCCGAGGTGCTGCTGGCCGACGAGCCGACCACCGCGCTCGACGTCACGGTGCAGGCCGGCATCCTGCGGCTGCTGCGTGACCTCGCGACCGAGCGCGACCTGGCGGTGCTGCTCGTCACCCACGACCTGGGGGTGATGAGCGCGATCGCCGATGAGGTCGCCGTGATGAAGAACGGGCACATCGTCGAGCGGGCCGACCGCGAGACGCTGTTCCGCGACCCGCAGCACGAGTACACCCGCACGCTGCTCGCGGCCCTGCCGGGGTCGAAGCTCGCGAACGTCGATGCGGATCCCGCGCTGCTCGATCCGGTGCTGCCGGAGTCGGCCGCGCACGACGCCGAAGAGGAGGCCCGAGATGAGTGA